The following are from one region of the Variovorax sp. V213 genome:
- a CDS encoding SDR family oxidoreductase — MTPRTTKQLFDLTGKTALITGGSRGLGLQMAHALGEAGAKIMLSSRKSEDLEQAAAELQSAGIDARWIAADCSKEEDTRRLADETLQRMGAIDILVNNAGASWGAPAESHPVEAWDKVMNLNVRGYFILSQQVANGYMIPKKTGRIINIASIAGLNGNPPEMQTLAYNTSKTAVIGFTRTLAAEWGRYNINVNAICPGFFMTKMAAGLIKSLGEEKMASHAPLGRLGDEEDLKGITLLYASDAGKHITGQWLAVDGGVSVVLGA; from the coding sequence ATGACACCCCGCACAACCAAGCAACTCTTCGACCTCACCGGCAAGACCGCCCTCATCACCGGCGGCTCGCGCGGCCTGGGCCTGCAAATGGCGCATGCGCTGGGTGAAGCCGGCGCGAAGATCATGTTGAGTTCGCGCAAGTCTGAAGATCTCGAGCAGGCGGCGGCCGAACTGCAATCGGCCGGCATCGACGCGCGCTGGATCGCCGCCGATTGCTCGAAGGAAGAAGACACGCGCCGCCTGGCCGACGAAACGCTGCAGCGCATGGGCGCGATCGATATCCTCGTCAACAACGCGGGCGCCAGCTGGGGCGCGCCGGCCGAGAGCCATCCGGTCGAGGCCTGGGACAAGGTGATGAACCTCAACGTGCGCGGCTACTTCATCCTGTCGCAGCAGGTCGCCAATGGCTACATGATTCCGAAAAAGACCGGCCGCATCATCAACATCGCCTCGATCGCGGGCCTCAACGGCAACCCGCCCGAGATGCAGACGCTGGCCTACAACACCTCGAAGACCGCCGTGATCGGCTTCACGCGCACGCTCGCGGCCGAATGGGGCAGGTACAACATCAACGTGAACGCGATCTGCCCGGGCTTCTTCATGACGAAGATGGCCGCCGGCCTGATCAAGTCTCTGGGCGAGGAAAAAATGGCCTCGCACGCGCCGCTCGGCCGGCTTGGCGACGAGGAAGACCTGAAGGGCATCACGCTGCTGTACGCCAGCGATGCAGGCAAGCACATCACCGGCCAGTGGCTGGCGGTCGATGGTGGCGTGAGCGTGGTACTCGGTGCTTGA
- a CDS encoding acyl-CoA dehydrogenase codes for MSLRPTLDFLLYDWLDAEALSQRERFADHSRETFDAVLDTCERIAREKYAPANRIVDTQEPHFDGEKVVLPQATHDAHKAFVESGMMSAAQDYDIGGMQLPYTLQAAANGFFAMASVSIGSNMLTSGNANLLMVHGTEMQKEVFAKNEFSGRWAGTMCLSEPQAGSSLSDVATRAVPDGADYQNDPLGPRYRLTGNKMWISAGDHELTENIVHIVLAKIPDANGKLVPGTRGISLFIVPKRMVNTGGELTGERNDVALAGLNHKLGWRGTTNTLLNFGEGKYPVGGRAGAVGYLVGEPGKGLHCMFHMMNEARIGVGTAATMLGMAGYYASLDYAKTRPQGRLVKKPEAGAGSQVVKDSASPQVRIIEHADVRRMLLAQKAYCEGALALELYCARLVDEQKTGGAQAADDARLLLEVLTPIAKSWPSEWCLEANSLAIQVHGGYGYTRDFPVEQYWRDNRLNMIHEGTHGIQAADLLGRKVLMEKGRGLQLLAGRITGTIGRAATVPALAGHAQALAAALKRIGTATEAAWSTGDPADALANAVPYMQAFGHTVLAWIWLDVARRALEIDAEKARAVTAGKIGATDYFFHYELPKIGAWLNVVESRDPTCTALPEDAF; via the coding sequence ATGAGCCTGCGTCCCACCCTCGACTTCCTTCTTTATGACTGGCTCGACGCAGAAGCGCTGAGCCAGCGCGAGCGATTCGCCGACCACTCGCGCGAAACCTTCGACGCGGTGCTCGACACCTGCGAACGTATCGCGCGCGAAAAATATGCACCGGCCAATCGCATCGTCGATACGCAGGAGCCGCATTTCGACGGCGAGAAGGTCGTCTTGCCGCAGGCCACGCACGATGCGCACAAGGCTTTTGTCGAATCCGGAATGATGAGCGCGGCGCAGGACTACGACATTGGCGGCATGCAGCTGCCCTATACGCTGCAGGCCGCGGCCAACGGCTTCTTCGCGATGGCGTCGGTGAGCATCGGCTCGAACATGCTCACCAGCGGCAACGCCAACCTGCTGATGGTGCATGGCACCGAGATGCAGAAAGAGGTGTTCGCCAAGAACGAATTTTCGGGCCGCTGGGCGGGCACCATGTGCCTGTCCGAGCCGCAGGCCGGCTCGTCGCTGAGCGACGTGGCCACGCGCGCCGTGCCCGACGGCGCGGACTATCAGAACGATCCGTTGGGGCCGCGCTATCGGCTCACGGGCAACAAGATGTGGATCTCGGCCGGCGACCACGAGCTGACCGAGAACATCGTGCACATCGTGCTCGCCAAGATTCCCGACGCCAACGGCAAGCTGGTGCCTGGCACACGCGGCATCTCGCTCTTCATCGTGCCCAAGCGAATGGTGAACACCGGGGGTGAACTGACCGGCGAGCGAAACGACGTGGCGCTGGCGGGCCTGAATCACAAGCTGGGCTGGCGTGGCACCACCAACACGCTGCTGAATTTCGGCGAGGGCAAGTACCCGGTGGGCGGCAGGGCGGGCGCGGTGGGCTACCTCGTCGGCGAGCCCGGCAAGGGCCTGCACTGCATGTTCCACATGATGAACGAGGCCCGCATCGGTGTCGGCACGGCCGCCACCATGCTTGGCATGGCCGGCTACTACGCCTCGCTCGACTATGCAAAGACGCGGCCGCAGGGCCGGCTCGTGAAGAAGCCCGAGGCGGGCGCCGGCAGCCAGGTCGTGAAGGACTCGGCCAGCCCGCAGGTGCGCATCATCGAGCATGCCGACGTGCGGCGCATGCTGCTGGCGCAGAAGGCGTACTGCGAGGGCGCGCTGGCGCTGGAGCTCTATTGCGCCCGGCTGGTCGACGAGCAGAAGACCGGCGGCGCGCAGGCCGCAGACGACGCCCGCTTGTTGCTGGAGGTGCTCACGCCCATCGCCAAGAGCTGGCCCAGCGAGTGGTGCCTGGAGGCCAATTCGCTGGCCATTCAGGTGCATGGCGGCTACGGCTACACGCGCGACTTTCCCGTGGAGCAGTATTGGCGCGACAACCGCCTGAACATGATTCACGAGGGTACCCACGGCATCCAGGCCGCCGACCTGCTGGGCCGCAAGGTGCTGATGGAAAAAGGCCGGGGCCTGCAATTGCTGGCCGGCCGCATCACGGGCACCATCGGCCGCGCCGCCACGGTGCCCGCGCTCGCGGGGCACGCCCAGGCGCTGGCCGCCGCGCTGAAGCGCATCGGCACCGCCACCGAAGCCGCCTGGTCCACCGGCGACCCGGCCGATGCGCTGGCCAACGCCGTGCCCTACATGCAGGCGTTCGGCCACACCGTGCTGGCCTGGATCTGGCTGGACGTGGCGCGGCGAGCGCTGGAAATCGACGCAGAGAAGGCGAGGGCGGTAACAGCTGGCAAGATTGGCGCCACGGACTATTTCTTCCACTACGAGCTGCCGAAAATCGGCGCCTGGCTCAACGTGGTCGAGAGCCGCGACCCCACCTGTACAGCATTGCCCGAGGACGCTTTTTGA
- a CDS encoding Dabb family protein gives MLKHIVMWKFKDHAEGADKATNLRKAKALLDACAGLSTDIRRFEVAIAQPGLEATYDLILNSEFIDAAALAAYAGHPQHVALKPFMGAVYEARQCMDYQT, from the coding sequence ATGCTCAAGCACATCGTGATGTGGAAGTTCAAGGACCACGCCGAAGGCGCCGACAAGGCGACCAATCTCCGCAAGGCCAAGGCCTTGCTCGATGCCTGCGCCGGCCTCTCGACCGACATACGGCGCTTCGAGGTGGCCATTGCCCAGCCCGGCCTCGAAGCCACCTACGACCTGATCCTGAACTCGGAATTCATCGACGCGGCTGCGCTCGCAGCCTACGCCGGCCATCCGCAGCACGTCGCGCTGAAACCGTTCATGGGCGCGGTTTACGAAGCGCGCCAATGCATGGACTACCAGACCTGA